From Pseudomonas sp. LS1212, the proteins below share one genomic window:
- a CDS encoding AzlC family ABC transporter permease has protein sequence MLSIDKSSVELDLSEVWGGFKQLLPISLFVVVFGVAFGLAAAQTGLDDASTLLMSTLVFAGAAQFAVLDLWGEHVPIVPLIITVFAINARHLLMGATLYPWLRDLPRAKRYGVMMVVSDANWAMSMQAFNSGKPGMGLLLGGGIALWSAWALGSWLGLYFGSAIQDPVSLGLDMVMGCFLLAMVIGGQKNLRMLIIWTVAAGSSLLAYWYLPENSHVVVGALAGGLLGAVWTEKKIEH, from the coding sequence TTGTTGAGTATTGATAAAAGCTCGGTCGAGCTGGATTTGAGCGAGGTATGGGGTGGCTTCAAACAGCTCTTGCCCATTTCCTTGTTCGTAGTGGTCTTCGGGGTGGCCTTCGGTCTTGCTGCCGCACAGACGGGGCTGGACGATGCGTCGACCCTGCTCATGAGTACCTTGGTGTTTGCCGGCGCGGCGCAGTTTGCCGTTCTTGATCTGTGGGGGGAGCACGTCCCGATTGTTCCGCTGATCATCACGGTGTTTGCGATCAATGCCCGGCATCTTTTGATGGGGGCGACCTTGTATCCCTGGCTACGCGATCTTCCACGGGCCAAGCGCTACGGTGTGATGATGGTGGTATCGGACGCCAACTGGGCGATGTCGATGCAGGCATTCAATAGCGGCAAGCCGGGTATGGGCCTGCTATTGGGCGGCGGCATTGCCTTGTGGTCGGCATGGGCATTGGGCAGTTGGCTGGGCCTGTATTTTGGCAGCGCGATCCAGGACCCGGTGAGCCTGGGCCTGGACATGGTGATGGGCTGCTTCCTGCTGGCGATGGTAATCGGGGGGCAAAAGAACCTGCGCATGCTGATCATCTGGACCGTGGCGGCCGGCTCGTCGCTGTTGGCGTATTGGTACCTGCCTGAAAACAGTCATGTCGTCGTCGGGGCATTGGCGGGCGGCCTTCTGGGTGCTGTGTGGACGGAGAAGAAAATTGAGCATTGA
- a CDS encoding DUF3077 domain-containing protein has product MIKIVPDPPPAGTILKTVTTPFGSCDAGHEPLFAVRGGINAEDALVHASLLLRCATDTAYAASECPGVHEKGLMWSTMHSIEMAKAIVDALVDGAEGMSPRHEPESRL; this is encoded by the coding sequence ATGATAAAGATCGTCCCCGATCCACCACCCGCCGGCACCATCCTCAAAACCGTCACCACCCCCTTCGGCTCCTGCGACGCAGGCCATGAGCCCTTGTTCGCCGTGCGCGGCGGGATCAATGCCGAGGATGCGTTAGTGCATGCTTCGCTGTTGCTCAGATGCGCGACGGATACGGCTTATGCAGCCAGTGAATGCCCCGGGGTTCACGAGAAAGGCCTGATGTGGTCGACGATGCATTCGATTGAGATGGCCAAGGCGATTGTCGATGCGTTAGTGGATGGGGCTGAGGGTATGAGCCCCCGACATGAACCTGAAAGCAGGTTGTAA
- a CDS encoding LysR family transcriptional regulator: MHSRDLQIDWLRTFVAVVDTGSMTAAARQVSRSQSAVSMQLKKLEDSIGRPLLNREPRQLSLTPAGYDLLGHARKVLESHSTLVLAMHGGTLSGRVTFGVPDDYAVTYLVPVLRSFAARFSEVEVTLVCEESTALWAKVDRGEIDLALVTRDAPSRGELLFREALVWGAAEQHEVWKRHPLPIAVHELGGHLRTEILAALSAQQREYRVVYNSPNVGGQLAVAESGMAVAVLTRCSLPPSLKMLDGRQGLPELPVVEVVLMRSRDSKGSRAVDAMYDQVVRTLKDPLCT, translated from the coding sequence ATGCACTCCAGGGATTTGCAGATCGACTGGCTGCGGACCTTCGTGGCGGTTGTCGATACGGGCTCTATGACAGCCGCGGCGAGACAAGTCTCACGCTCCCAGTCAGCGGTGAGCATGCAGCTGAAGAAGCTGGAGGACAGCATTGGCCGTCCCTTGCTCAATCGTGAGCCCAGGCAGCTTTCCCTGACCCCTGCTGGCTATGATCTGCTCGGCCACGCCCGCAAGGTGCTGGAGTCCCATTCGACGCTGGTGCTCGCGATGCATGGCGGAACGCTTTCAGGGCGAGTGACCTTCGGCGTCCCGGACGATTATGCGGTGACCTATCTTGTGCCGGTGTTGCGCAGCTTTGCCGCCCGATTCAGCGAAGTCGAGGTAACCCTGGTGTGCGAGGAGTCCACCGCGCTGTGGGCAAAAGTCGACCGCGGTGAAATCGATCTGGCTTTGGTCACGCGTGATGCGCCTTCACGGGGCGAGCTGCTGTTCAGGGAAGCGCTGGTGTGGGGAGCGGCCGAGCAGCATGAGGTGTGGAAACGCCATCCCCTGCCCATCGCCGTGCACGAACTCGGCGGACACCTGCGCACCGAGATCCTTGCAGCGCTTTCAGCCCAGCAACGTGAGTACCGGGTCGTTTACAACAGCCCTAACGTTGGCGGTCAGTTAGCTGTGGCAGAGAGCGGTATGGCGGTAGCGGTGCTCACCCGATGCAGTCTTCCGCCAAGCTTGAAAATGCTTGACGGGCGACAAGGGCTGCCCGAGCTTCCAGTGGTGGAAGTCGTCCTGATGCGCAGCCGCGATTCAAAGGGGTCCCGTGCCGTGGATGCGATGTACGACCAGGTCGTGCGAACACTCAAAGATCCACTTTGCACCTGA
- a CDS encoding AzlD family protein encodes MSIESAGFGTFVIILIMAVVTLATRWGGVFVMSFVPINYRVQQFISAMSGSVLVALLAPLAVAGDNGARLALLTTGSVMLLLRKPLPAIAAGLVVAALFRQL; translated from the coding sequence TTGAGCATTGAAAGCGCAGGCTTCGGCACATTCGTCATCATCCTGATCATGGCAGTGGTCACCCTGGCCACGCGATGGGGTGGTGTTTTCGTGATGTCCTTCGTCCCCATCAACTACCGGGTGCAGCAGTTCATCAGCGCCATGTCCGGTTCGGTGCTGGTGGCCCTTTTGGCGCCCTTGGCGGTCGCTGGTGACAACGGCGCGCGGCTCGCCTTGCTGACTACGGGGAGCGTGATGCTGCTGCTCAGGAAACCCCTGCCGGCGATCGCGGCTGGGTTAGTAGTAGCGGCCTTGTTCAGGCAGCTCTGA
- a CDS encoding OsmC domain/YcaO domain-containing protein: protein MEIKVNFLDNLRLEAKFDDFTVVADQPIRYKGDGSAPGPFDYFLASSALCAAYFVKLYCETRNIPTDNIRLSQNNIVDPENRYNQIFKIQVELPAGISAKDRQGILRSIDRCTVKKVVQTGPEFVIEEVENLDADAQALLMLNSASDASTYIAGKDLPLEQTIANMSDILADLGMKIEIASWRNIVPNVWSLHIRDAHSPMCFTNGKGATKEGALASALGEFIERLNCNFFYNDQFWGEDIANAAFVHYPNERWFKPGPKDALPAEILDEYCLQIYNPDGELRGSHLYDTNSGNVERGICSLPYVRQSDGEVVYFPSNLIENLYLSNGMSAGNTLAEAQVQCLSEIFERAVKREILEGEIALPDVPHEVLAKYPGVLAGIQGLEEQGFPVLVKDASLGGEFPVMCVTLMNPRTGGVFASFGAHPSFEVALERSLTELLQGRSFEGLNDLPQPTFESNAVTEPNNFVEHFIDSSGVVSWRFFSAKADFEFVEWDFSGQGENSNEEEAATLFGILEDMGKEVYMAVYEHIGATACRILVPDYSEIYLVDDLIWDNTNKALLFRADILNLHRLDDASLEALVERLEDSELDDYTDITTLIGIEFDDNTAWGQLTILELKLLIYLALQQFEQAKELVETFLQFNDNTVERGLFYQAVNVVLEVLLDDDLELGDYEVNFRRMFGNQRMDAVMGSVDGSMRFFGLTPTSMKLEGLDRHLRLIDSYKKLHMTRVNVAAH from the coding sequence ATGGAAATCAAGGTCAACTTTCTCGACAACCTTCGGCTTGAAGCCAAGTTCGATGACTTCACGGTGGTGGCCGATCAACCTATCCGCTATAAGGGCGATGGCTCGGCACCTGGTCCGTTCGATTACTTTCTGGCTTCATCGGCTTTGTGTGCGGCTTACTTTGTGAAGTTGTACTGCGAAACTCGCAATATTCCCACCGATAACATTCGCCTGTCGCAGAACAACATTGTTGATCCGGAAAACCGCTACAATCAGATTTTCAAGATTCAGGTCGAGTTGCCGGCGGGTATTTCCGCCAAAGACCGCCAGGGCATTTTGCGTTCCATCGACCGTTGTACGGTGAAAAAAGTGGTGCAAACCGGGCCTGAGTTTGTGATTGAGGAGGTGGAAAATCTGGATGCCGATGCCCAGGCGTTGCTGATGCTCAATTCGGCTTCAGACGCGAGCACCTATATTGCGGGCAAGGATCTGCCGCTGGAGCAAACCATCGCCAATATGTCGGACATTTTGGCGGACCTGGGCATGAAGATTGAAATCGCTTCGTGGCGCAATATTGTTCCCAATGTGTGGTCGCTGCATATCCGCGATGCGCACTCGCCGATGTGTTTTACCAATGGTAAGGGAGCGACCAAAGAAGGCGCGTTGGCGTCGGCGTTGGGCGAATTTATCGAACGACTGAATTGTAATTTTTTCTACAACGATCAGTTTTGGGGAGAAGACATCGCCAACGCAGCGTTCGTGCATTACCCGAACGAGCGCTGGTTCAAGCCTGGCCCCAAAGATGCGCTGCCGGCTGAAATTCTCGACGAGTACTGTCTGCAGATTTACAACCCCGATGGCGAGTTACGTGGCTCACATCTGTACGACACCAACTCCGGCAATGTAGAGCGCGGCATCTGCTCGCTGCCCTATGTGCGCCAGTCGGACGGCGAGGTGGTGTATTTCCCGTCCAACCTGATCGAAAACCTGTACCTCAGCAATGGAATGAGTGCCGGTAATACGCTGGCCGAAGCGCAGGTGCAATGCCTGTCGGAAATCTTCGAGCGCGCGGTAAAACGCGAAATTCTGGAAGGTGAAATCGCACTGCCTGATGTGCCGCACGAAGTGCTGGCGAAATACCCCGGTGTTCTGGCCGGTATTCAGGGGTTGGAAGAGCAAGGCTTTCCGGTGCTGGTGAAGGATGCGTCGCTGGGCGGGGAGTTCCCAGTGATGTGCGTCACCTTAATGAACCCGCGTACCGGCGGTGTGTTTGCCTCGTTCGGGGCGCACCCAAGCTTTGAGGTGGCGCTGGAACGCAGTCTTACGGAACTGCTGCAGGGCCGCAGTTTTGAAGGCCTGAACGATTTACCTCAGCCTACCTTTGAAAGTAATGCGGTGACTGAGCCGAATAACTTTGTTGAACACTTTATTGATTCCAGCGGTGTGGTGTCGTGGCGCTTTTTCAGTGCCAAGGCGGATTTCGAGTTTGTTGAGTGGGATTTCTCTGGTCAGGGTGAAAACTCTAATGAAGAGGAAGCCGCGACATTGTTCGGCATTCTCGAAGACATGGGCAAAGAAGTGTACATGGCGGTTTATGAGCACATAGGCGCAACGGCCTGCCGCATTCTGGTGCCGGATTATTCGGAAATTTATCTGGTGGATGATCTGATCTGGGATAACACTAACAAGGCGCTGTTGTTCCGGGCCGATATTTTGAATCTGCATCGCCTGGATGATGCCAGCCTGGAAGCACTGGTTGAGCGTTTGGAAGACAGTGAGCTGGATGACTACACCGACATCACCACATTGATCGGCATCGAATTTGACGACAATACGGCCTGGGGTCAGTTAACGATTCTAGAGTTGAAGCTGCTGATTTATCTCGCCTTGCAGCAATTTGAACAGGCGAAAGAGCTGGTGGAAACTTTCCTGCAGTTTAACGACAACACGGTCGAGCGCGGATTGTTTTATCAGGCCGTGAATGTGGTGCTGGAGGTGCTGCTGGACGACGACCTGGAACTGGGCGATTACGAGGTCAATTTCCGCCGGATGTTTGGCAATCAGCGGATGGACGCGGTGATGGGGTCAGTGGACGGCAGCATGCGCTTCTTCGGCTTAACGCCTACGAGTATGAAACTGGAGGGGCTCGATAGGCACCTGCGCCTAATCGACAGCTACAAAAAACTGCACATGACGCGGGTCAATGTGGCGGCGCATTAG
- a CDS encoding DUF2459 domain-containing protein gives MRIVVLALVLTLFGCATATAPPRVEGGGWRSLYVVNHGLHTGLAIARPDLLQVLPALAEAFGDGDFVEFGWGDEAFYRAPQATLGLALRALFGSTASVLHVVKIAGDPRRRFAGSEVIEVRVTEDGYRRLLAFVTGTFTHSATGTLAALGPGLYGESRFYQAEGSYSLFYTCNTWVAEALAASGCPMSPAGVVTAGNVMSQLHRATAAGGSCLAAR, from the coding sequence ATGCGCATTGTAGTGCTGGCCCTGGTCCTGACGCTGTTCGGTTGCGCTACCGCGACGGCCCCGCCGAGGGTTGAGGGCGGCGGTTGGCGGTCCCTCTATGTAGTGAATCATGGCCTGCATACCGGGTTGGCGATTGCGCGCCCCGATCTGCTTCAGGTGCTTCCCGCACTGGCCGAAGCGTTCGGCGACGGCGACTTCGTCGAGTTCGGCTGGGGTGACGAGGCCTTTTACCGGGCCCCACAGGCAACCTTGGGCCTCGCCCTGCGGGCTTTGTTCGGGTCGACGGCAAGCGTACTGCATGTGGTCAAGATTGCCGGGGACCCCAGGCGGCGTTTCGCTGGAAGCGAGGTCATCGAGGTGCGGGTGACGGAGGACGGCTACCGGCGACTGCTCGCATTCGTGACCGGGACCTTCACCCATTCAGCGACGGGCACCTTGGCAGCGCTCGGGCCTGGCCTGTATGGCGAGAGCCGGTTCTATCAGGCCGAGGGCAGTTATTCGCTGTTTTATACCTGCAATACCTGGGTCGCAGAGGCGCTGGCCGCGAGCGGCTGCCCGATGTCGCCTGCAGGAGTGGTTACGGCGGGGAATGTCATGTCGCAGTTGCACCGGGCGACAGCGGCTGGCGGATCTTGCCTGGCTGCTCGCTAG
- a CDS encoding LysE family translocator, with protein MDLHSILAFTLVAAIAIASPGPATLMAINNSLAYGPRYALWSSLGNACGLFCLSAAAMLGLGALLASSEWLFNAVKIMGAGYLFYLGAKQLFKKSPMLADDVRADRNESRPSRSKLYKSAFLTAATNPKATMFFTALFPQFIDQSAALLPQFLLLTSIFMALSLVSLSLYAALASRAKGMLTRPEFSLWVSRLVGSTFIFFGAAILTMRRQVA; from the coding sequence ATGGATCTTCACTCAATTCTCGCTTTTACTCTGGTTGCAGCGATTGCCATCGCCAGTCCGGGTCCTGCTACCTTGATGGCGATTAACAACAGTCTGGCCTATGGGCCGCGCTACGCACTGTGGTCCTCCCTGGGCAATGCCTGCGGACTGTTCTGCCTGTCGGCAGCTGCCATGCTGGGGCTGGGTGCCTTGCTCGCCAGCTCTGAATGGTTGTTCAACGCCGTGAAGATCATGGGCGCCGGCTATCTGTTCTACCTGGGTGCCAAGCAGTTGTTCAAAAAGAGCCCGATGCTCGCGGACGATGTTCGAGCTGATCGGAATGAGAGCAGGCCATCACGTTCAAAACTGTACAAATCAGCCTTCCTGACAGCGGCCACCAACCCCAAGGCGACGATGTTTTTCACTGCTCTGTTCCCACAATTCATCGACCAGAGCGCAGCACTGCTACCGCAGTTTCTTCTCCTCACGTCGATATTCATGGCGTTGTCGTTGGTTTCATTGAGCCTGTATGCCGCGCTTGCCTCCCGGGCCAAAGGCATGCTGACACGGCCCGAGTTTTCTCTGTGGGTCAGTAGGCTCGTGGGGTCGACTTTCATCTTCTTCGGTGCGGCCATCCTCACTATGCGCCGACAGGTCGCTTAA
- a CDS encoding PAAR domain-containing protein → MAKGHFIRKGDKTSCGGTVQEADTRVMMFGIAHAREGDRVTCGKDGKTYVISGGVPYINSHGRLVAGTLDSISTCPCKATLIPSLFKSTYESSRSAAPQATRTAAQPTTPAASNPSAAPRHSSFAPSSPSTPVVFNSVEPQEPGFYIAPKSMTREQLEASLFTVRDPAVMHKFQLLNPNLNDIKAGSMIVLSDPNNTSCTYQEAQLMQAAQEVKAALDPLTPEEAEFTFRHGAEIAAFIGQTSTWLGVGAAVMEKHLTNLRNTLQAMERLHQDSYRRHGHLKSAEFFAERKRLMSQLDVHLLNSTRLRGHTTLGDHPKLKTALGISSRSLVHHWDKAGAPGQIPGYATHVDSISRAAKYMQWGGWVGIGIGGISMAAAITAVCNAESDEACEKIKFTEGGKFALSALAGYGGGELAYLASSPICLALGVTTGIGGVVCVAAVVGTGAWIGTTAGGVAGEFLGEKLYEAKQR, encoded by the coding sequence ATGGCTAAGGGACACTTCATCCGCAAAGGCGACAAAACCAGCTGCGGCGGCACGGTTCAGGAAGCAGACACACGCGTGATGATGTTCGGCATCGCCCATGCCCGCGAAGGCGATCGGGTCACCTGCGGGAAGGATGGAAAGACCTACGTCATCTCTGGCGGGGTGCCCTACATCAACAGTCATGGAAGACTCGTTGCCGGTACACTGGACAGCATCAGCACTTGTCCCTGCAAAGCCACACTGATCCCCTCGCTCTTCAAGTCCACCTACGAGTCAAGCCGAAGCGCTGCACCGCAAGCCACCCGAACAGCCGCTCAACCGACCACCCCAGCCGCAAGCAATCCCTCGGCTGCGCCACGTCATTCCAGTTTCGCGCCTTCGAGCCCCTCGACTCCTGTGGTATTCAACAGCGTAGAGCCTCAGGAGCCTGGCTTCTACATCGCGCCCAAGAGCATGACGCGTGAACAGCTTGAGGCCTCGCTATTCACAGTGCGCGACCCGGCGGTGATGCACAAGTTTCAGTTGCTCAACCCCAATCTGAACGACATCAAAGCCGGCTCGATGATCGTGCTGAGCGATCCGAACAATACCTCCTGCACCTATCAGGAAGCGCAACTGATGCAGGCCGCACAAGAGGTCAAGGCTGCTCTCGATCCGCTGACACCAGAGGAAGCCGAGTTCACGTTCCGCCACGGCGCTGAAATTGCCGCCTTTATCGGTCAGACCTCGACCTGGCTTGGGGTCGGTGCGGCGGTGATGGAAAAGCATCTGACCAACCTGCGCAATACGCTGCAAGCTATGGAGCGTCTGCATCAGGACAGCTATCGCCGGCATGGCCACCTCAAGTCGGCGGAGTTCTTCGCCGAGCGCAAGCGCCTGATGTCCCAACTGGATGTACATCTACTGAATTCCACTCGCCTGCGCGGACATACAACGCTTGGCGACCACCCCAAGTTAAAAACAGCGCTCGGAATATCCAGCCGCAGTCTGGTGCATCATTGGGACAAGGCCGGGGCACCGGGACAGATACCGGGTTATGCGACGCATGTGGATTCGATCAGCCGTGCTGCCAAGTACATGCAGTGGGGCGGCTGGGTCGGCATTGGTATCGGCGGCATTTCTATGGCAGCGGCTATCACTGCGGTTTGTAATGCCGAATCTGATGAAGCCTGCGAGAAGATCAAGTTTACTGAAGGAGGGAAGTTTGCATTGTCAGCCTTAGCCGGCTATGGAGGTGGAGAGCTGGCTTATTTGGCTAGCAGTCCTATTTGTTTGGCACTTGGGGTTACCACGGGGATCGGAGGTGTTGTCTGTGTTGCTGCCGTGGTAGGAACTGGCGCATGGATAGGCACAACTGCTGGTGGTGTTGCAGGAGAGTTCCTAGGGGAGAAACTGTATGAGGCCAAACAACGGTGA
- a CDS encoding tRNA (adenine(22)-N(1))-methyltransferase TrmK translates to MNEQTLSMRLERVAAHVPAGACLADIGSDHGYLPVALLRRGAIAAAVAGEVALTPFRSAERTVRENGQDLRITVRLANGLAAIEPGDGITAISICGMGGETIRDILDSGKACLSGQERLILQPNGGEQPLRQWLMENGYRILCEEVLRENRFDYEIIVAERAGPVMYTAEELYFGPLQMQARSPAFLVKWQRMLRQKQQTLTNFARARQAVPEEKVQDIARQARWITELLA, encoded by the coding sequence TTGAACGAACAGACATTGTCTATGCGCCTGGAGCGCGTGGCGGCGCATGTGCCAGCAGGGGCGTGCCTGGCCGATATCGGCTCGGATCACGGCTACCTGCCGGTGGCGTTGCTGCGCCGTGGCGCCATCGCGGCGGCGGTGGCCGGCGAGGTGGCATTGACGCCGTTTCGCTCGGCCGAACGCACCGTGCGCGAGAACGGCCAGGACCTGCGGATCACCGTGCGCCTGGCCAATGGCCTGGCGGCGATCGAGCCGGGAGACGGGATCACGGCGATCAGCATCTGCGGCATGGGCGGCGAGACGATCCGCGATATCCTCGACAGCGGCAAGGCGTGTCTGAGCGGCCAGGAGCGCCTGATCCTGCAGCCCAACGGCGGCGAGCAGCCTTTGCGCCAGTGGCTGATGGAAAATGGTTACCGCATCCTCTGCGAGGAAGTGCTGCGGGAAAACCGCTTCGACTACGAAATCATCGTCGCCGAGCGCGCCGGGCCGGTGATGTACACCGCCGAGGAGCTGTACTTCGGCCCGCTGCAGATGCAGGCACGCAGCCCGGCGTTCCTGGTCAAGTGGCAGCGCATGCTGCGCCAGAAGCAGCAGACCCTGACCAACTTCGCCCGGGCGCGGCAGGCCGTGCCCGAGGAGAAGGTGCAGGACATCGCCCGGCAGGCCCGGTGGATCACCGAGCTGCTGGCTTGA
- a CDS encoding polysaccharide deacetylase yields MNTENLFGLKWPDRRPVAVSLTFDVDAEAGFLGDSPTFARRLTSLSEGRFSVKRGVPRILELLGRHGIKGSFFVPGHTVEQHPGLIDQLLQQGHEVGHHGHMHLRSDKVSEQQQVEEMERGLAALIKAGAPKPAGYRSSSWELTPETFDLVIKHGFKYDSSCMGDDRPYIETCNGQSILELPVHWSLDDWPMFGWSIDNGGNFTHPRTLTDVWLAEYESARRDGRHTTFTMHPEVIGRAARFEQLERFVERLVSDGDVWFARLDEVARHVGPHLEKAR; encoded by the coding sequence ATGAACACTGAAAATTTGTTTGGCCTTAAATGGCCAGATCGGCGGCCTGTTGCCGTTTCATTGACCTTTGACGTGGATGCCGAGGCGGGTTTTTTGGGCGATAGCCCCACGTTTGCCCGGCGTTTGACCAGTTTGTCGGAAGGGCGGTTCAGCGTTAAGCGCGGGGTGCCGCGGATTCTGGAGTTGCTCGGGCGCCATGGCATCAAGGGTTCATTTTTTGTGCCGGGTCATACCGTTGAACAGCATCCGGGGTTGATCGACCAGCTGTTGCAGCAGGGGCATGAAGTGGGTCATCACGGGCACATGCATCTGCGCAGCGACAAGGTGTCGGAACAGCAGCAGGTCGAGGAGATGGAGCGAGGTCTTGCGGCGTTGATCAAGGCTGGTGCGCCGAAGCCTGCGGGGTATCGCTCGTCGTCCTGGGAGTTGACCCCGGAGACCTTCGACCTGGTCATCAAGCATGGCTTCAAGTACGACTCCAGCTGCATGGGCGACGACCGCCCCTATATCGAAACCTGCAACGGCCAGTCGATCCTCGAACTGCCGGTGCACTGGTCGCTGGATGACTGGCCGATGTTCGGCTGGAGCATCGACAACGGCGGCAATTTCACGCACCCGCGCACCCTGACCGATGTGTGGCTGGCCGAGTACGAATCGGCCCGCCGCGACGGGCGCCACACCACCTTCACCATGCACCCGGAAGTGATCGGCCGCGCTGCGCGTTTCGAGCAGCTGGAGCGTTTTGTCGAGCGCCTGGTCAGCGATGGCGATGTGTGGTTTGCGCGCCTGGATGAAGTGGCCCGGCATGTGGGCCCGCACCTGGAGAAAGCAAGATGA
- a CDS encoding APC family permease, protein MNENKNGLEPAPGFEKTIRWWDGVAITLSLPAALFVGLGYSMGAIGAWAAIALWAVIAAVAALHNWVYSEMGAMFSHKSGGIALYANEAWSKRFPALGPLATYAYWFAWATAPAIWGLAVSQILTEQFWPNAAYTLDLGVITLDLPQLIALGVALLSWALSMIELRFTMILITLAGVLLMVPVVIFGSGSFVSHLWSTSSFTWRIGEGVEGLRTVLAWLFVMAWSAYAVEAAASFIPEYRDTVRDTRKALRVSALILLLVFTLTPLGLAGLLGEQGLAEHPNGFLQAGIVALLGGGAAVITIVLIAGILVLSVMGTADAARALYQSSRDGLTVRQFGVLNRSGVPARAVTVQLAINVALVLFVGNALAVIVAGNVGYVLAHLLAVAGFVVLRKDRPEAARPIRLPRRWVAIAGGLAVFDGAILVVGATSSSITGYGGYKEVGIAIAVLGVSQVMYRLRRWQDRGLPAVGGVEVQKGMHS, encoded by the coding sequence ATGAACGAGAACAAAAACGGCCTTGAGCCGGCTCCAGGCTTTGAGAAGACGATTCGCTGGTGGGACGGTGTTGCCATCACCCTCAGCTTGCCCGCGGCGTTGTTTGTCGGGCTGGGTTATTCGATGGGTGCCATCGGCGCCTGGGCGGCGATTGCGTTGTGGGCGGTGATTGCGGCGGTGGCGGCGTTGCATAACTGGGTGTATTCGGAAATGGGCGCGATGTTCAGCCACAAGTCCGGTGGTATCGCGCTGTATGCAAACGAGGCCTGGAGCAAGCGCTTTCCGGCGCTGGGGCCTCTTGCGACGTACGCTTACTGGTTTGCCTGGGCGACGGCGCCGGCGATCTGGGGGCTGGCGGTTTCGCAGATTCTTACTGAGCAGTTCTGGCCGAACGCGGCTTATACGCTGGACCTGGGTGTGATTACGCTGGATTTGCCGCAGCTGATTGCCCTGGGTGTGGCGTTGCTGTCGTGGGCGCTGAGCATGATCGAGCTGCGGTTTACCATGATTCTTATCACCCTTGCCGGGGTGTTGTTGATGGTGCCGGTGGTGATTTTTGGCAGTGGTTCTTTTGTCTCGCATTTGTGGAGCACTTCTTCCTTTACCTGGCGCATTGGTGAGGGGGTGGAAGGGCTGCGCACGGTGCTGGCCTGGTTGTTTGTGATGGCGTGGTCGGCGTATGCGGTGGAGGCGGCGGCTTCATTCATTCCTGAGTACCGGGACACGGTGCGTGATACGCGCAAGGCGTTGCGGGTGTCGGCGTTGATTCTGTTGCTGGTGTTTACCCTGACGCCGTTGGGGCTGGCTGGGCTGCTGGGTGAGCAGGGGCTGGCGGAGCATCCGAACGGGTTCTTGCAGGCGGGGATTGTGGCGTTGCTCGGTGGTGGCGCGGCGGTGATTACGATTGTGTTGATTGCCGGGATTCTGGTGCTGTCGGTGATGGGGACGGCGGATGCGGCGCGGGCCTTGTATCAGAGTTCGCGGGATGGGCTGACGGTGCGGCAGTTTGGGGTGCTGAACCGTAGTGGCGTGCCGGCGCGGGCGGTGACGGTGCAGTTGGCGATCAATGTGGCGTTGGTGCTGTTTGTGGGGAATGCGTTGGCGGTGATTGTGGCGGGCAACGTGGGGTATGTGTTGGCGCATTTGTTGGCGGTGGCGGGGTTTGTGGTGTTGCGCAAGGATCGGCCGGAGGCGGCTCGGCCGATTCGGTTGCCGCGGCGGTGGGTTGCGATTGCTGGCGGGTTGGCGGTTTTTGATGGGGCGATTTTGGTGGTGGGGGCGACGAGTTCTTCGATTACCGGGTATGGCGGGTACAAGGAGGTTGGGATTGCCATTGCGGTGTTGGGAGTTTCGCAGGTGATGTACCGGTTGCGGCGGTGGCAGGATCGGGGGTTGCCCGCGGTCGGTGGGGTAGAGGTGCAGAAGGGAATGCATTCGTGA
- a CDS encoding Lrp/AsnC family transcriptional regulator — MPMSSLDPLDLDIVRELQEDGRRAFREVARNLSVPEATIRTRVKRMQDHGILQILAFTNPAKLGDAKLALMFVNVAPQDHERVVDTLGRWSEVSYLSTTMGTADICVQVLCSDNDSLWKLKQRMRSLPGVEEVRMMQEVKVHKIRFTIPGGEVEL; from the coding sequence ATGCCAATGTCATCCCTCGACCCCCTGGACCTGGACATCGTCCGCGAACTGCAGGAAGACGGTCGTCGTGCCTTCCGCGAGGTGGCGCGCAATTTGTCGGTGCCTGAAGCCACCATCCGCACCCGCGTCAAGCGCATGCAGGATCACGGCATCCTGCAGATCCTGGCCTTCACCAACCCCGCCAAGCTTGGCGATGCGAAGCTGGCGTTGATGTTCGTCAATGTGGCGCCGCAGGATCACGAGCGGGTGGTGGATACGCTTGGGCGTTGGTCGGAGGTGAGTTACCTGTCTACAACCATGGGCACGGCTGATATTTGCGTGCAGGTGTTGTGTAGCGATAACGACAGTTTGTGGAAGCTCAAGCAGCGGATGCGCAGCCTGCCGGGAGTGGAGGAGGTGCGGATGATGCAGGAGGTGAAGGTGCACAAGATTCGGTTCACTATTCCGGGGGGGGAGGTGGAGCTTTAA